In Odontesthes bonariensis isolate fOdoBon6 chromosome 6, fOdoBon6.hap1, whole genome shotgun sequence, one genomic interval encodes:
- the LOC142382851 gene encoding uncharacterized protein LOC142382851, with translation MSWIKYHMLLPVALGVLFVGLPYSICIVTQWVYGWPNKPGYKKYTEALKPRRIYCLTKALLDNVKYLQYWTLYLQLKSWYKNDKNWKQCKQGIVFGRRGNKLDLYRPPNVNKSEDVPAPLVVFIYGGAWGSGERSIYCLLAKQMAEELNAAVICPDYSTYPKGNVLGMVQDIADCLVWAQENGHKFDFDKDNIVLTGHSAGAHLCALTLLFLIDTREELFIETKKQQDVALSIKGVIGLSGVYNIADHYEHEQKRAVEYVSTMHKAMNGVENFPYYSPTHILKQVTQDKLSRMPPFALLHGTSDFIVPVESSTKFSELLTSSSVKATLYLLPGVNHVEIVTDLMLSNRHFYHPLFSCIKQEFGKLLGAS, from the exons at GTCTTGGATAAAATACCACATGTTGCTGCCTGTGGCACTGGGCGTCCTGTTTGTGGGCCTACCATACTCTATCTGTATAGTTACCCAGTGGGTTTATGGCTGGCCCAACAAGCCTGGGTACAAAAAGTACACCGAAGCTCTAAAGCCAAG GCGGATTTATTGTCTGACCAAAGCTCTGCTGGATAATGTCAAATACCTGCAGTATTGGACCCTGTACCTTCAGCTGAAGTCCTGGTATAAGAATGATAAAAACTGGAAGCAGTGCAAACAG GGCATTGTTTTTGGCCGCAGAGGCAATAAGCTGGACTTGTACCGCCCTCCAAACGTGAACAAATCTGAAGATGTGCCAGCACCTCTGGTGGTTTTCATCTATGGTGGCGCGTGGGGTTCTGGAGAAAGATCCATTTACTGTTTACTGGCCAAGCAGATGGCTGAAGAGCTGAATGCCGCCGTCATTTGTCCAGATTACAGCACATATCCAAAG ggGAATGTTTTAGGGATGGTCCAAGATATTGCGGACTGCTTGGTTTGGGCCCAAGAGAATGGACATAAGTTCGACTTTGACAAA gACAATATTGTGTTAACTGGCCACTCGGCAGGTGCACATTTGTGTGCGCTGACCTTATTATTTCTCATTGATACAAGAGAGGAGTTGTTCATCGAGACAAAGAAGCAACAGGATGTTGCACTTTCCATAAAAGGCGTTATCG GTCTGAGTGGCGTCTACAACATCGCGGACCATTACGAGCACGAGCAGAAGCGAGCGGTTGAATACGTCTCCACCATGCACAAAGCCATGAATGGAGTGGAAAACTTTCCATACTACTCCCCGACGCACATACTAAAGCAGGTCACCCAGGACAAGCTCAGTAG AATGCCTCCGTTTGCTTTGCTCCACGGGACCAGTGACTTTATTGTTCCGGTTGAATCCTCGACAAAGTTCTCTGAGCTCCTCACCTCGTCGTCTGTAAAGGCGACGCTCTACCTGCTTCCTGGAGTCAACCACGTTGAGATTGTGACGGACCTCATGCTGTCAAACAGACACTTTTACCATCCCCTCTTCAGTTGTATCAAACAGGAGTTCGGGAAACTTCTGGGTGCCTCCTGA